A region from the Medicago truncatula cultivar Jemalong A17 chromosome 6, MtrunA17r5.0-ANR, whole genome shotgun sequence genome encodes:
- the LOC11413134 gene encoding TMV resistance protein N isoform X1, whose amino-acid sequence MAMQLPSSSSSSSFSYAFTYQVFLSFRGTDTRYGFTGNLYKALTDKGIHTFIDENDLRRGDEITPALLKAIDESRIFIPVFSIKYASSSFCLDELVHIIHCYTTKGRVVLPVFFGVEPSHVRHHKGSYGQALAEHKKRFQNDEDNIKRLQRWKVALSQAANFSGYHDSPPGYEYELIGKIVKEISNKISRQPLHVANYPIGLQSRVQQVKSLLDERSDDGVHMVGLYGTGGLGKSTLAKAIYNFIADQFECSCFLENVRENSASNKLKHLQEELLLKTLQLEIKLGGVSEGISHIKERLHSMKILLILDDVDDMGQLQALAGEPDWFGLGSRVIITTRDRHLLTSHDIERKYALEGLCRTEALELLRWMAFKNNKVPSVYEDVLNRAVSYASGLPLVLEVVGSNLFGKRIEEWKGTLEGYEKIPNKKIHEILKVSYDALEEEQQSVFLDIACCFKGCGLEVVEDILRAHYGHCITHHLGVLAEKSLVQICTYHSGSIYKVTLHNLIEDMGKEVVRQESPKEPGERSRLWCQDDIVHVLTENTGTRNIEMIHLNCPSMENVIEWNGKAMKKMTNLKTLIIENGQFSRGPDYLPSSLRFCKWNGCPSKSLSSCILNKKFNYMKVLKLNSCQYLTQIPDVSGLPNLEKLSFQFCENLITIHNSVGFLNRLEILDAKYCIKLQSVPPLQLPCLKRLELAMCKSLKSFPELLCKMTNLKDIWLNETCMEFPFSIQNLSELDRLQIYQCGMLRFPKQNDKMNSIVFSNVNHLRIEKSNLSDEFLRILLMWCVNVENLVLSESNFKILPECLSECHLLKNIYVDGCKFLEEIRGFPPNLKIFHAKDCESLSSSSRRMLLSQQLHKAGHTDFYFPTGSEGIPNWFEYQIKVNEPISFSFHGKIPCITCIILNPESVEIPQVNLFLNGDECPLHWELNYENVLLPSKHTFLFDLGLKSRIYDNFNHMPEMIRTIKKNELNHVEIDWEKDDLHLSEDEIKKLRRLQMGIHVSWTEETDTEEEIDTEEDDFSDDEIFTESSSQMVIHYQEKSNTEQIDTEEDDFYRSAQMGIHVVKEKSNIKDHDLSEDEIFVPDEIKKLSSAQIGIHEKSNTEDVIFTNPNRTTTTTKPYYSQALFPNPPRKIRKFRPTLKKQRFVEVSKTESLQRRSLEETKSDGVKSLEVSETESLQQQYLAVVSGMRNLVLTETKEKHRFVEVGVSETETAHRWSLEETKSDGVKRFEVSETESLQQQDLALLSSGMQNMVLTDKKEKENNMTSMQEVYSELNGLDLEGHIQKICQVETTMVGRVYQT is encoded by the exons ATGGCTATGCAATTACCTTCCTCATCCTCATCCTCTTCATTTTCCTATGCATTCACTTACCAAGTGTTCCTTAGTTTTAGGGGCACTGACACTCGATACGGTTTTACCGGCAATCTCTACAAGGCTCTTACTGACAAGGGAATTCATACCTTCATTGATGAAAATGATCTTCGAAGAGGAGATGAAATCACACCAGCACTTCTCAAGGCCATTGATGAATCCAGGATTTTTATTCCTGTGTTTTCTATCAAATATGCCTCTTCTTCCTTTTGTTTGGATGAACTTGTTCACATCATTCATTGCTACACGACAAAGGGTCGCGTCGTTTTGCCTGTTTTCTTTGGTGTGGAACCTTCTCATGTGCGACATCATAAAGGTAGTTACGGTCAAGCATTGGCTGAGCATAAAAAAAGGTTTCAAAATGATGAGGATAACATAAAGAGGTTGCAGCGATGGAAAGTGGCTCTGAGCCAGGCTGCTAACTTTTCCGGCTACCATGATAGTCCTCCTGG ATATGAATACGAGCTTATTGGAAAGATAGTGAAAGAAATCTCCAACAAGATCAGTCGTCAGCCCTTACATGTTGCCAATTATCCTATTGGATTGCAGTCTCGAGTACAACAAGTGAAATCTCTTCTTGATGAAAGATCTGATGATGGAGTCCACATGGTAGGACTTTATGGTACTGGAGGATTGGGTAAATCAACACTTGCAAaagcaatttataattttattgctGATCAATTTGAATGCTCATGTTTTCTTGAAAATGTGAGAGAGAATTCAGCTTCAAATAAATTGAAACATCTCCAGGAGGAGCTCCTTTTAAAAACACTTCAACTTGAAATTAAGTTAGGAGGTGTTAGTGAGGGAATTTCTCATATAAAGGAAAGGCTGCATTCAATGAAGATTCTTTTGATTCTCGATGATGTTGACGATATGGGGCAACTACAGGCTTTGGCAGGAGAACCTGATTGGTTTGGGCTTGGAAGCAGGGTCATCATTACCACTCGAGACAGACACTTACTAACCAGTCATGATATAGAAAGAAAGTATGCATTAGAAGGGTTGTGTAGGACAGAAGCTCTTGAATTGTTGAGGTGGATGGCTTTTAAGAATAACAAAGTACCTTCAGTTTATGAAGACGTTTTAAACCGTGCAGTTTCATATGCTTCAGGACTTCCCTTAGTTTTGGAAGTAGTGGGTTCCAACTTGTTTGGAAAGAGGATAGAAGAATGGAAGGGTACGTTAGAAGGATATGAGAAGATTCCCAATAAAAAGATCCACGAGATTCTTAAAGTAAGCTATGATGCTTTGGAGGAAGAGCAGCAGAGTGTCTTTCTAGACATTGCTTGTTGCTTCAAAGGATGTGGATTGGAAGTGGTTGAAGATATACTTCGTGCTCATTATGGCCATTGCATAACACATCATCTAGGAGTGTTGGCTGAAAAATCTCTTGTTCAGATTTGTACTTACCATTCTGGATCTATTTATAAAGTGACACTGCATAACTTGATAGAGGACATGGGTAAAGAAGTCGTCCGACAAGAATCACCTAAAGAGCCTGGAGAAAGAAGTAGGTTATGGTGTCAAGACGATATAGTTCATGTTCTAACAGAAAACACT ggAACTAGGAACATTGAAATGATACATTTGAATTGTCCCTCAATGGAAAACGTAATAGAGTGGAATGGAAAGGCCATGAAGAAGATGACAAATCTCAAAACACTTATCATTGAAAATGGTCAGTTTTCTAGAGGTCCTGACTATCTTCCAAGTAGTTTGAGATTTTGCAAATGGAATGGTTGTCCTTCGAAGTCTCTATCATCTTGTATTTTGAACAAG AAGTTCAACTATATGAAAGTATTGAAATTGAACAGTTGTCAATATTTAACCCAAATACCCGATGTCTCAGGACTTCCAAATTTAGAAAAGTTATCGTTTCAATTTTGTGAGAATTTAATTACAATTCACAATTCAGTTGGATTCCTAAACAGACTTGAAATCTTAGATGCAAAATATTGCATCAAGCTCCAGAGTGTTCCACCTTTACAACTGCCCTGTCTTAAGAGATTGGAACTCGCCATGTGTAAGAGTCTCAAGAGTTTTCCAGAATTATTATGCAAGATGACAAATTTAAAAGATATTTGGTTGAATGAAACTTGCATGGAATTtccattttcaattcaaaatctCAGTGAACTTGATCGCTTACAAATATATCAATGTGGAATGCTCAGGTTcccaaaacaaaatgataaaatgaatTCTATAGTATTTTCAAATGTGAACCATCTTAGAATTGAAAAGAGCAACCTCTCAGATGAATTTCTCCGAATACTTCTAATGTGGTGTGTTAATGTGGAAAATCTAGTCTTATCTGAGagcaatttcaaaattcttcctGAGTGCCTTAGTGAATGTCACcttcttaaaaacatttatgtGGATGGCTGCAAGTTTCTTGAGGAAATTAGAGGGTTTCCACCAAATCTTAAAATATTTCATGCAAAGGACTGTGAATCATTGAGTTCCTCAAGTAGAAGAATGTTATTGAGTCag CAACTACACAAGGCTGGACACACGGATTTTTATTTTCCAACTGGAAGTGAGGGGATTCCAAATTGGTTCGAGTATCAAATCAAGGTTAACGAACcaatttctttctcttttcatgGAAAGATCCCTTGTATAACTTGTATTATTCTTAATCCAGAATCTGTGGAGATTCCACAAGTCAATTTGTTTCTAAATGGTGATGAATGTCCTCTTCATTGGGAATTAAACTATGAAAATGTACTTCTGCCGTCGAAACATACATTTTTGTTTGATCTGGGATTAAAATCACGTATTTACGACAATTTTAACCATATGCCTGAAATGATAcgaacaattaaaaaaaatgaattgaatcaTGTGGAGATTGATTGGGAGAAAGATGATTTACATCTCAGTGAGGATGAGATTAAAAAATTAAGGAGATTACAAATGGGAATCCACGTGTCGTGGACGGAGGAAACCGACACAGAGGAGGAAATCGACACGGAGGAGGATGATTTTAGTGATGATGAGATATTCACTGAAAGCAGTTCACAAATGGTAATCCACTACCAGGAGAAAAGCAACACGGAGCAAATCGACACGGAGGAGGATGATTTCTACCGTAGTGCACAAATGGGAATCCATGTGGTGAAGGAGAAAAGCAACATAAAGGATCATGATTTAAGTGAGGATGAGATATTCGTGCCTGATGAGATTAAAAAATTAAGCAGCGCACAAATCGGAATCCACGAGAAAAGCAACACTGAGGATGTGATATTCACCAATCCTAATAgaacaactacaacaaccaagccttattaTTCCCAAGCCTTATTCCCCAATCCTCCTAGAAAGATAAGGAAATTTCGTCCTACACTTAAAAAACAAAGGTTTGTGGAAGTTTCAAAGACAGAAAGTTTGCAGAGGCGGAGCTTGGAAGAAACAAAATCAGATGGAGTTAAAAGCTTGGAAGTTTCGGAGACAGAAAGTTTGCAGCAGCAGTATCTAGCTGTAGTGTCCGGCATGCGGAACTTGGTGCTTactgaaacaaaagaaaagcatAGATTTGTGGAAGTGGGAGTTTCAGAGACAGAAACTGCGCATAGGTGGAGCTTGGAAGAAACAAAATCAGATGGAGTAAAAAGGTTCGAAGTTTCAGAGACAGAAAGTTTGCAGCAGCAAGATCTAGCTTTATTGTCATCAGGCATGCAGAACATGGTGCTTAcagacaaaaaagaaaaggaaaacaacATGACTAG CATGCAAGAGGTTTACAGTGAGCTAAATGGATTGGATTTGGAAGGTCATATACAAAAAATTTGTCAG GTCGAAACGACTATGGTTGGACGGGTTTATCAAACTTAA
- the LOC11413134 gene encoding disease resistance protein RPV1 isoform X2: protein MVVNVTIKKERRYEYELIGKIVKEISNKISRQPLHVANYPIGLQSRVQQVKSLLDERSDDGVHMVGLYGTGGLGKSTLAKAIYNFIADQFECSCFLENVRENSASNKLKHLQEELLLKTLQLEIKLGGVSEGISHIKERLHSMKILLILDDVDDMGQLQALAGEPDWFGLGSRVIITTRDRHLLTSHDIERKYALEGLCRTEALELLRWMAFKNNKVPSVYEDVLNRAVSYASGLPLVLEVVGSNLFGKRIEEWKGTLEGYEKIPNKKIHEILKVSYDALEEEQQSVFLDIACCFKGCGLEVVEDILRAHYGHCITHHLGVLAEKSLVQICTYHSGSIYKVTLHNLIEDMGKEVVRQESPKEPGERSRLWCQDDIVHVLTENTGTRNIEMIHLNCPSMENVIEWNGKAMKKMTNLKTLIIENGQFSRGPDYLPSSLRFCKWNGCPSKSLSSCILNKKFNYMKVLKLNSCQYLTQIPDVSGLPNLEKLSFQFCENLITIHNSVGFLNRLEILDAKYCIKLQSVPPLQLPCLKRLELAMCKSLKSFPELLCKMTNLKDIWLNETCMEFPFSIQNLSELDRLQIYQCGMLRFPKQNDKMNSIVFSNVNHLRIEKSNLSDEFLRILLMWCVNVENLVLSESNFKILPECLSECHLLKNIYVDGCKFLEEIRGFPPNLKIFHAKDCESLSSSSRRMLLSQQLHKAGHTDFYFPTGSEGIPNWFEYQIKVNEPISFSFHGKIPCITCIILNPESVEIPQVNLFLNGDECPLHWELNYENVLLPSKHTFLFDLGLKSRIYDNFNHMPEMIRTIKKNELNHVEIDWEKDDLHLSEDEIKKLRRLQMGIHVSWTEETDTEEEIDTEEDDFSDDEIFTESSSQMVIHYQEKSNTEQIDTEEDDFYRSAQMGIHVVKEKSNIKDHDLSEDEIFVPDEIKKLSSAQIGIHEKSNTEDVIFTNPNRTTTTTKPYYSQALFPNPPRKIRKFRPTLKKQRFVEVSKTESLQRRSLEETKSDGVKSLEVSETESLQQQYLAVVSGMRNLVLTETKEKHRFVEVGVSETETAHRWSLEETKSDGVKRFEVSETESLQQQDLALLSSGMQNMVLTDKKEKENNMTSMQEVYSELNGLDLEGHIQKICQVETTMVGRVYQT, encoded by the exons ATGGTAgtaaatgtgacaattaaaaaggaacggag ATATGAATACGAGCTTATTGGAAAGATAGTGAAAGAAATCTCCAACAAGATCAGTCGTCAGCCCTTACATGTTGCCAATTATCCTATTGGATTGCAGTCTCGAGTACAACAAGTGAAATCTCTTCTTGATGAAAGATCTGATGATGGAGTCCACATGGTAGGACTTTATGGTACTGGAGGATTGGGTAAATCAACACTTGCAAaagcaatttataattttattgctGATCAATTTGAATGCTCATGTTTTCTTGAAAATGTGAGAGAGAATTCAGCTTCAAATAAATTGAAACATCTCCAGGAGGAGCTCCTTTTAAAAACACTTCAACTTGAAATTAAGTTAGGAGGTGTTAGTGAGGGAATTTCTCATATAAAGGAAAGGCTGCATTCAATGAAGATTCTTTTGATTCTCGATGATGTTGACGATATGGGGCAACTACAGGCTTTGGCAGGAGAACCTGATTGGTTTGGGCTTGGAAGCAGGGTCATCATTACCACTCGAGACAGACACTTACTAACCAGTCATGATATAGAAAGAAAGTATGCATTAGAAGGGTTGTGTAGGACAGAAGCTCTTGAATTGTTGAGGTGGATGGCTTTTAAGAATAACAAAGTACCTTCAGTTTATGAAGACGTTTTAAACCGTGCAGTTTCATATGCTTCAGGACTTCCCTTAGTTTTGGAAGTAGTGGGTTCCAACTTGTTTGGAAAGAGGATAGAAGAATGGAAGGGTACGTTAGAAGGATATGAGAAGATTCCCAATAAAAAGATCCACGAGATTCTTAAAGTAAGCTATGATGCTTTGGAGGAAGAGCAGCAGAGTGTCTTTCTAGACATTGCTTGTTGCTTCAAAGGATGTGGATTGGAAGTGGTTGAAGATATACTTCGTGCTCATTATGGCCATTGCATAACACATCATCTAGGAGTGTTGGCTGAAAAATCTCTTGTTCAGATTTGTACTTACCATTCTGGATCTATTTATAAAGTGACACTGCATAACTTGATAGAGGACATGGGTAAAGAAGTCGTCCGACAAGAATCACCTAAAGAGCCTGGAGAAAGAAGTAGGTTATGGTGTCAAGACGATATAGTTCATGTTCTAACAGAAAACACT ggAACTAGGAACATTGAAATGATACATTTGAATTGTCCCTCAATGGAAAACGTAATAGAGTGGAATGGAAAGGCCATGAAGAAGATGACAAATCTCAAAACACTTATCATTGAAAATGGTCAGTTTTCTAGAGGTCCTGACTATCTTCCAAGTAGTTTGAGATTTTGCAAATGGAATGGTTGTCCTTCGAAGTCTCTATCATCTTGTATTTTGAACAAG AAGTTCAACTATATGAAAGTATTGAAATTGAACAGTTGTCAATATTTAACCCAAATACCCGATGTCTCAGGACTTCCAAATTTAGAAAAGTTATCGTTTCAATTTTGTGAGAATTTAATTACAATTCACAATTCAGTTGGATTCCTAAACAGACTTGAAATCTTAGATGCAAAATATTGCATCAAGCTCCAGAGTGTTCCACCTTTACAACTGCCCTGTCTTAAGAGATTGGAACTCGCCATGTGTAAGAGTCTCAAGAGTTTTCCAGAATTATTATGCAAGATGACAAATTTAAAAGATATTTGGTTGAATGAAACTTGCATGGAATTtccattttcaattcaaaatctCAGTGAACTTGATCGCTTACAAATATATCAATGTGGAATGCTCAGGTTcccaaaacaaaatgataaaatgaatTCTATAGTATTTTCAAATGTGAACCATCTTAGAATTGAAAAGAGCAACCTCTCAGATGAATTTCTCCGAATACTTCTAATGTGGTGTGTTAATGTGGAAAATCTAGTCTTATCTGAGagcaatttcaaaattcttcctGAGTGCCTTAGTGAATGTCACcttcttaaaaacatttatgtGGATGGCTGCAAGTTTCTTGAGGAAATTAGAGGGTTTCCACCAAATCTTAAAATATTTCATGCAAAGGACTGTGAATCATTGAGTTCCTCAAGTAGAAGAATGTTATTGAGTCag CAACTACACAAGGCTGGACACACGGATTTTTATTTTCCAACTGGAAGTGAGGGGATTCCAAATTGGTTCGAGTATCAAATCAAGGTTAACGAACcaatttctttctcttttcatgGAAAGATCCCTTGTATAACTTGTATTATTCTTAATCCAGAATCTGTGGAGATTCCACAAGTCAATTTGTTTCTAAATGGTGATGAATGTCCTCTTCATTGGGAATTAAACTATGAAAATGTACTTCTGCCGTCGAAACATACATTTTTGTTTGATCTGGGATTAAAATCACGTATTTACGACAATTTTAACCATATGCCTGAAATGATAcgaacaattaaaaaaaatgaattgaatcaTGTGGAGATTGATTGGGAGAAAGATGATTTACATCTCAGTGAGGATGAGATTAAAAAATTAAGGAGATTACAAATGGGAATCCACGTGTCGTGGACGGAGGAAACCGACACAGAGGAGGAAATCGACACGGAGGAGGATGATTTTAGTGATGATGAGATATTCACTGAAAGCAGTTCACAAATGGTAATCCACTACCAGGAGAAAAGCAACACGGAGCAAATCGACACGGAGGAGGATGATTTCTACCGTAGTGCACAAATGGGAATCCATGTGGTGAAGGAGAAAAGCAACATAAAGGATCATGATTTAAGTGAGGATGAGATATTCGTGCCTGATGAGATTAAAAAATTAAGCAGCGCACAAATCGGAATCCACGAGAAAAGCAACACTGAGGATGTGATATTCACCAATCCTAATAgaacaactacaacaaccaagccttattaTTCCCAAGCCTTATTCCCCAATCCTCCTAGAAAGATAAGGAAATTTCGTCCTACACTTAAAAAACAAAGGTTTGTGGAAGTTTCAAAGACAGAAAGTTTGCAGAGGCGGAGCTTGGAAGAAACAAAATCAGATGGAGTTAAAAGCTTGGAAGTTTCGGAGACAGAAAGTTTGCAGCAGCAGTATCTAGCTGTAGTGTCCGGCATGCGGAACTTGGTGCTTactgaaacaaaagaaaagcatAGATTTGTGGAAGTGGGAGTTTCAGAGACAGAAACTGCGCATAGGTGGAGCTTGGAAGAAACAAAATCAGATGGAGTAAAAAGGTTCGAAGTTTCAGAGACAGAAAGTTTGCAGCAGCAAGATCTAGCTTTATTGTCATCAGGCATGCAGAACATGGTGCTTAcagacaaaaaagaaaaggaaaacaacATGACTAG CATGCAAGAGGTTTACAGTGAGCTAAATGGATTGGATTTGGAAGGTCATATACAAAAAATTTGTCAG GTCGAAACGACTATGGTTGGACGGGTTTATCAAACTTAA
- the LOC11422810 gene encoding disease resistance protein RPV1 isoform X1 produces the protein MAMQLASSSSSFSYGFTYQVFLSFRGTDTRHGFTGNLYKALTDKGIHTFIDDNDLPRGDEITPSLLKAIDESRIFIPVFSINYASSSFCLDELVHIIHCYKTKGRLVLPVFFGVEPTKVRHQKGSYGEALAEHEKRFQNDKNNMERLQGWKVALSQAANFSGYHDSPPGYEYEFTGEIVKYISNKISRQPLHVANYPVGLQSQVQEVKSLLDERSDDGVHMVGLYGTGGLGKSTLAKAIYNFIADQFECSCFLENVRENSTSNKLKHLQEELLLKTLQLEIKFGGVSEGIPYIKERLHRKKVLLILDDVDNMKQLHALAGGPDWFGRGSKVIIATRDKHLLTCHGIKSMHKVEGLYGTEALELLRWMAFKSDNVPSGYEEILNRAVAYASGLPLVIEIVGSNLFGKNIEEWKYTLDGYDRIPNKEIQKILKVSYDSLEEEEQSVFLDIACCFKGYNWEDAKYTLHSHYGHSITHHLGVLAEKSLIDQYWEYRDYVMLHDLIEDMGKEVVRQESIKEPGERSRLCCQDDIVRVLRENTGTSKIEMIYMNLHSMESVIDKKGKAFKKMTKLKTLIIENGHFSGGLKYLPSSLRVLKWKGCLSKCLSSNILNKKFQNMKVLTLNYCEYLTHIPDVSGLSNLEKLSFTCCDNLITIHNSIGHLNKLEWLSAYGCRKLERFPPLGLASLKKLNLSGCESLDSFPELLCKMTKIDNILLISTSIRELPFSFQNLSELQELSVANGTLRFPKQNDKMYSIVFSNMTELTLMDCNLSDECLPILLKWFVNVTCLDLSYSNFKILPECLSECHHLVLITVRDCESLEEIRGIPPNLKWLSASECKSLSSSSKRKLMSQKLHEAGCTYFEFPNGTEQGIPDWFEHQSRGLTLSFWFRKEIPSITCIFILPEGFLDTNRVYVFVNGYIETEYCHNSLLTDHTTLFHTSKLNRFSKRQCEKELLKNEWIHVEFKLDDWDFKILSEEEKNKRLRSGQMGIHVWNEKSNTEEKNVVFTDPYIRKRKSDEHRNASLLQFHPPLKKQRLVKKQQHLALVSAMRNLVLNETKELEHHG, from the exons atgGCTATGCAATTagcttcctcttcttcttcattttcctaTGGATTCACTTACCAAGTGTTCCTCAGTTTTAGGGGCACTGACACTCGCCACGGTTTTACCGGAAATCTCTACAAGGCTCTTACTGACAAGGGAATCCATACCTTCATTGATGACAATGATCTTCCAAGAGGAGATGAAATCACACCATCACTCCTCAAGGCCATTGATGAATCTAGGATTTTTATTCCTGTGTTTTCTATCAACTATGCCTCTTCTTCGTTTTGTTTGGACGAACTTGTCCACATAATTCACTGCTACAAGACAAAGGGTCGCCTCGTTTTGCCTGTTTTCTTCGGCGTGGAACCTACTAAAGTGCGACATCAGAAAGGTAGTTATGGTGAAGCATTGGCTGAGCATGAAAAGAGGTTTCAAAATGATAAGAATAACATGGAGAGGTTGCAGGGATGGAAAGTGGCTCTGAGCCAGGCTGCAAACTTTTCCGGCTACCATGATAGTCCTCCTGG ATATGAATACGAGTTTACTGGAGAGATAGTCAAATACATCTCCAACAAGATCAGTCGTCAACCCTTACATGTTGCCAATTACCCTGTTGGATTGCAGTCTCAAGTACAAGAAGTGAAATCGCTTCTTGATGAAAGATCTGATGATGGAGTCCACATGGTAGGACTTTATGGTACTGGAGGATTGGGTAAATCAACACTTGCAAaagcaatttataattttattgctGATCAATTTGAATGCTCATGTTTTCTTGAAAATGTGAGAGAGAATTCAACTTCAAATAAATTGAAACATCTTCAGGAGGAGCTCCTTTTAAAAACACTTCAACTTGAAATTAAGTTTGGAGGTGTTAGTGAGGGAATTCCTTATATAAAGGAAAGGCTACATAGAAAGAAGGTTCTTTTGATTCTTGATGATGTTGACAATATGAAGCAACTACATGCTTTGGCTGGAGGACCTGATTGGTTCGGCCGTGGAAGCAAAGTCATCATTGCCACTCGAGACAAACACTTGCTAACCTGTCATGGGATAAAAAGTATGCATAAAGTGGAAGGGCTGTATGGGACAGAAGCTCTTGAATTGTTGAGGTGGATGGCTTTTAAAAGTGACAATGTTCCTTCAGGTTACGAAGAGATTTTAAACCGTGCTGTTGCATATGCTTCTGGCCTTCCGTTAGTTATAGAAATAGTGGGTTCTAACTTGTTTGGAAAGAACATAGAGGAATGGAAGTATACATTAGATGGGTATGACAGGATTCCCAATAAAGAGATCCAAAAGATACTTAAAGTGAGCTATGATTCTTTGGAAGAAGAGGAGCAAAGTGTCTTTCTGGACATTGCTTGTTGCTTCAAAGGATATAATTGGGAAGATGCAAAGTATACACTTCATTCTCATTATGGCCATTCCATAACACATCATCTAGGAGTGTTGGCTGAAAAATCTCTCATAGACCAATATTGGGAATATCGCGATTATGTGATGTTACATGACTTGATAGAGGACATGGGTAAAGAAGTCGTCCGACAAGAATCAATTAAAGAGCCTGGAGAAAGAAGTAGGTTATGCTGTCAGGATGATATAGTTCGTGTTTTAAGAGAAAACACT GGAACTagtaaaattgaaatgatatatATGAATCTCCACTCCATGGAATCCGTGATAGACAAGAAAGGAAAGGCCTTCAAGAAGATGACAAAACTGAAAACACTTATCATTGAAAATGGCCATTTTTCTGGAGGTCTGAAGTATCTTCCAAGCAGTTTGCGTGTATTGAAATGGAAAGGATGTTTATCGAAGTGTCTGTCatctaatattttaaacaag AAGTTTCAGAATATGAAAGTCTTGACATTGAACTATTGTGAATATTTAACACATATACCCGATGTCTCAGGCCTTTCAAATTTAGAAAAGTTATCGTTTACATGTTGTGATAATTTAATTACAATTCACAATTCTATTGGACACCTAAATAAACTTGAATGGTTAAGTGCATATGGTTGCAGAAAGCTCGAACGTTTTCCACCTTTAGGTTTGGCATCTCttaagaaattgaatctcaGTGGTTGTGAGAGTCTCGATAGTTTTCCAGAATTATTATGCAAGATGACAAAGATAGACAATATTTTGTTGATTAGTACTTCCATAAGAGAACTgccattttcatttcaaaatctcaGTGAACTTCAAGAGTTATCAGTGGCAAATGGAACGCTGAGGTTCCCAAAACAGAATGATAAGATGTATTCAATAGTGTTTTCAAATATGACAGAGCTTACTCTCATGGATTGCAACCTCTCAGATGAATGTCTCCCAATACTTCTCAAGTGGTTTGTTAATGTGACATGTCTAGACTTATCATATagcaatttcaaaattcttcctGAGTGCCTTAGTGAATGTCACCATCTTGTTCTAATTACTGTGAGGGACTGCGAGTCCCTTGAGGAAATTAGAGGGATTCCACCAAATCTTAAATGGCTTTCTGCAAGCGAATGCAAATCATTGAGTTCCTCAAGTAAAAGAAAGTTAATGAGTCAG AAACTACATGAGGCTGGATGCACCTATTTTGAATTCCCAAACGGAACAGAGCAGGGGATACCAGATTGGTTTGAGCACCAAAGCAGGGGACTCACACTTTCTTTCTGGTTTCGTAAAGAAATCCCTTCAATAACTTGTATATTTATTCTTCCGGAAGGCTTTCTTGATACCAATAGGGTCTATGTTTTTGTGAATGGTTATATTGAGACAGAATATTGCCACAATAGTTTGCTGACTGACCATACAACTTTGTTTCATACCTCGAAATTGAATAGATTCAGTAAAAGACAATGCGAGAAAgaacttttgaaaaatgaatggaTCCATGTGGAGTTTAAGTTGGATGATTGGGATTTTAAAATACTTAGTGAGGAAGAGAAGAATAAAAGATTAAGGAGTGGTCAAATGGGAATCCACGTGTGGAATGAGAAAAGCAACACAGAGGAGAAGAATGTGGTATTCACTGATCCTTATATTAGAAAGAGAAAATCAGATGAACATCGCAATGCTTCGTTATTACAATTTCACCCACCGCTGAAAAAGCAAAGGTTAGTGAAAAAGCAACAACATCTAGCTTTAGTGTCAGCCATGCGGAACTTGGTTCTTAATGAAACAAAAGAATTGGAACACCATGGCTAG